The Corynebacterium pseudopelargi genome contains a region encoding:
- a CDS encoding glycosyltransferase 87 family protein, whose translation MTHTPTPQRTLPELARIVSHPFVVTVAVLIACAWMVMWNLSNTLYAVPFGTLSVDEWFRYHIDFDVYREGAKAYLAGENLYTRDYSVWGINLPFTYPPLAAIVFSPFVLVPVNTGATVLNVITALLLWHVLVMVSRRLLPTWTPGQVRGLATVVLPLMLVLEPLRETMSFSQVNVVLMWLVVLDIVPKHKRLPRGILVGFAAAIKLTPAVFGLYFLVNRQWRAAITSVLSAIVLSAIAWILAPASSSTYWFSTLRDPERIGNLAWPSNQSIRGVLARAGVESSALWLLLVLLSIALIAYAMWKVSMRGDDAAVVYAVVANSAVALLCSPVSWTHHWVWVAPALLALSYAAIEHSSWLLGAFTVLWTATALHAPHWNLPRDGDAERTWSLVQQFYGNAYVELAVIAILLMCVYAVRSKPAGLAASSNAAS comes from the coding sequence GTGACCCATACGCCAACACCCCAACGAACGCTGCCCGAACTAGCGCGCATCGTCAGCCACCCCTTCGTGGTGACAGTGGCCGTGCTGATTGCTTGCGCCTGGATGGTGATGTGGAACCTTTCCAACACGCTCTACGCCGTTCCCTTTGGCACGCTGAGCGTAGATGAGTGGTTTCGCTACCACATCGATTTCGATGTCTACCGCGAAGGCGCTAAAGCCTATTTAGCAGGCGAGAACCTCTATACCCGCGATTATTCGGTGTGGGGCATCAATCTGCCCTTTACCTACCCACCGCTTGCCGCCATCGTGTTTAGCCCCTTCGTGCTCGTACCGGTCAATACCGGAGCCACGGTGCTCAACGTGATCACCGCCTTGCTGCTGTGGCATGTGTTGGTAATGGTGAGCCGTCGCCTGCTGCCTACTTGGACTCCGGGCCAAGTGCGTGGCCTAGCAACGGTGGTTCTGCCGCTTATGCTCGTGCTTGAGCCACTGCGAGAAACGATGAGCTTCTCACAGGTCAATGTGGTGTTGATGTGGCTGGTGGTGCTCGACATTGTGCCGAAGCACAAACGACTGCCCCGAGGCATCCTCGTTGGGTTTGCTGCAGCCATTAAGCTCACGCCCGCTGTGTTTGGCCTCTACTTCTTGGTCAACCGCCAATGGCGCGCCGCTATCACCTCGGTCCTGAGCGCGATTGTGCTCAGTGCTATTGCCTGGATTTTGGCACCCGCCAGCTCAAGCACCTACTGGTTTAGCACCCTGCGCGATCCTGAGCGCATTGGCAACCTTGCGTGGCCAAGCAACCAGTCCATCCGCGGCGTGCTTGCGCGCGCAGGGGTGGAGTCTTCTGCGTTGTGGCTGTTGCTGGTGTTGTTGAGCATCGCGTTGATTGCCTATGCCATGTGGAAAGTCTCGATGCGTGGCGATGATGCAGCGGTGGTGTACGCGGTGGTGGCGAACTCGGCGGTGGCGTTGTTGTGCTCGCCGGTGTCGTGGACCCACCACTGGGTGTGGGTTGCCCCTGCCCTACTGGCACTCAGTTATGCAGCCATTGAGCATTCCAGTTGGTTGCTCGGGGCTTTTACTGTGCTGTGGACAGCAACCGCGCTGCACGCACCCCACTGGAATTTGCCGCGAGACGGCGATGCTGAACGCACGTGGAGCTTGGTCCAGCAGTTCTATGGCAATGCCTATGTGGAGCTCGCGGTGATCGCCATCCTGCTCATGTGTGTCTACGCGGTGCGCTCGAAGCCAGCGGGGCTTGCTGCTTCAAGCAACGCGGCGTCTTAA
- a CDS encoding Rv2175c family DNA-binding protein — MSSKQVSWTVLSPEEPLLSVPDYAERLGIPVTRVHDLIGEHKLIYVLKDGIKMIPEAFLSAKGTTNKFVPGCIALLADGGYSDEEIFRYLFEEDDSLPGRPIDALHGHLAREVMRRAQAAAL; from the coding sequence GTGAGTTCGAAACAAGTTTCCTGGACAGTCTTAAGCCCCGAAGAGCCCCTGCTTTCCGTTCCCGACTACGCAGAGCGCCTCGGCATCCCCGTCACCCGTGTGCACGACCTCATTGGCGAGCACAAGTTGATCTATGTGCTCAAAGACGGCATCAAGATGATCCCCGAGGCCTTCTTAAGCGCCAAAGGCACTACCAACAAGTTCGTTCCTGGTTGCATTGCTTTGCTTGCCGACGGCGGCTACTCCGACGAGGAGATCTTCAGGTACCTCTTTGAAGAAGATGATTCCCTACCGGGTCGCCCCATCGACGCCCTCCACGGGCACCTCGCGCGCGAAGTTATGCGCAGGGCTCAAGCTGCTGCGCTCTAG
- a CDS encoding polyadenylate-specific 3'-exoribonuclease AS: MRYFYDTEFIEDGSTIELVSIGIVGEDGSEYYAVSTEANHQLANRWVRDNVLNKLPNPSNQAWKSRETIRREVLEFLTRHDDRPQLWAWVGAYDHVVLAQLWGDMRSLPKQLPHYTRELRQYWEMAGKPSLPEVPAGSHDALVDARHNLEKFKACMQVLPLDASNHFQFRG, translated from the coding sequence GTGCGGTATTTCTACGACACCGAGTTCATTGAAGATGGCTCCACCATCGAGCTCGTCTCCATTGGCATCGTTGGCGAAGACGGCAGCGAATACTACGCCGTTTCTACTGAGGCGAACCACCAACTGGCTAATCGCTGGGTTCGTGACAATGTGCTAAACAAGCTGCCCAATCCTTCCAACCAAGCGTGGAAGTCCCGAGAGACGATCCGCCGCGAGGTGCTTGAGTTTCTTACCCGCCACGACGATCGCCCCCAGCTTTGGGCGTGGGTGGGCGCCTATGACCATGTGGTGTTGGCGCAGCTTTGGGGTGATATGCGCAGCCTTCCAAAACAGCTCCCGCACTATACCCGTGAACTGCGGCAATACTGGGAGATGGCCGGAAAACCTTCGCTTCCGGAGGTGCCAGCCGGCAGCCACGATGCGTTGGTGGATGCGCGCCATAACTTAGAAAAGTTCAAGGCCTGCATGCAGGTGTTACCGCTGGATGCTTCCAACCATTTCCAGTTTCGGGGTTGA
- a CDS encoding class II 3-deoxy-7-phosphoheptulonate synthase: protein MSWTVDIPKDVLPDLPPLPDGLQQRFEDVIARDAKQQPSWDRHMADNVRKILESVPPVVVAPEIRKLKEQLADVANGKAFLLQGGDCAETFESNTEPHIRANVKTLLQMAVVLTYGASTPVVKMSRIAGQYAKPRSSDLDGNGLPNYRGDLVNGVDATQEARRHDPARMIRAYANSSAAMNLVRALTASGTADLSRLTEWNREFVAQSPAGARYEALAQEIERGLDFMNACGVHDDTLRAADIFCSHEALVVDYERAMLRLAQNDEGETELYDLSAHQLWIGERTRDIEDFHVNFAAMIANPVGIKIGPTCTPEEAVAYADKLDPNFEPGRLTMVARMGHDKIRSVLPGIIAAVENSGHKVIWQSDPMHGNTHTASNGYKTRHFDKVIDEVQGFFEVHRALGTHPGGIHIEFTGENVTECLGGAEDITDVDLPGRYESACDPRLNTQQSLELAFLVAEMLRS from the coding sequence GTGAGTTGGACAGTTGATATCCCCAAAGACGTGCTTCCCGATCTGCCTCCATTGCCCGATGGATTGCAGCAGCGCTTTGAAGACGTGATCGCCCGCGATGCTAAGCAGCAGCCTTCGTGGGATCGCCACATGGCGGATAACGTGCGCAAGATTCTCGAATCTGTGCCCCCGGTGGTGGTTGCACCGGAGATCCGTAAGCTCAAAGAGCAGCTTGCCGACGTCGCCAATGGCAAAGCATTCTTACTCCAAGGTGGCGACTGTGCCGAGACCTTTGAATCGAACACCGAACCGCACATTCGCGCCAATGTAAAAACGCTGCTCCAGATGGCCGTGGTGCTTACCTATGGCGCATCCACCCCTGTGGTGAAGATGTCGCGTATTGCAGGCCAGTACGCAAAGCCGCGTTCCTCTGATCTTGACGGCAATGGCCTGCCGAATTACCGCGGCGATCTGGTCAATGGTGTGGACGCTACCCAAGAGGCACGTCGCCATGACCCGGCTCGTATGATCCGCGCGTATGCAAACTCTTCTGCCGCCATGAACCTGGTGCGTGCGCTTACGGCTTCTGGCACCGCTGATCTTTCCCGCCTGACTGAGTGGAACCGTGAGTTCGTGGCTCAATCGCCGGCAGGTGCACGTTATGAGGCGCTGGCTCAAGAAATTGAGCGCGGTTTGGACTTCATGAATGCCTGCGGCGTGCACGACGATACGCTGCGTGCTGCAGATATCTTCTGCTCCCACGAGGCGTTGGTTGTGGACTATGAGCGCGCCATGCTGCGTCTTGCCCAAAACGATGAGGGCGAAACGGAACTTTACGATCTTTCCGCACACCAACTGTGGATTGGCGAGCGCACCCGCGATATTGAAGATTTCCACGTGAACTTCGCGGCCATGATCGCTAATCCGGTGGGCATCAAGATCGGGCCGACCTGTACTCCTGAAGAAGCAGTGGCGTATGCCGATAAGCTCGACCCGAACTTCGAGCCCGGCCGCTTGACCATGGTGGCACGCATGGGCCACGACAAGATCCGTAGCGTATTGCCTGGCATTATCGCTGCCGTGGAGAATTCTGGCCACAAGGTGATTTGGCAGTCCGATCCGATGCACGGCAATACCCACACTGCGTCGAATGGCTACAAGACCCGCCACTTTGACAAGGTGATCGACGAAGTCCAGGGCTTCTTCGAGGTACACCGCGCATTGGGTACGCACCCAGGTGGCATTCACATCGAATTCACCGGCGAGAACGTCACCGAGTGCCTCGGTGGCGCCGAGGACATCACTGATGTGGATCTGCCCGGCCGCTACGAGTCTGCTTGCGATCCCCGCCTGAACACCCAGCAGTCTTTGGAATTGGCATTCCTTGTTGCAGAGATGCTGCGTTCCTAA
- a CDS encoding PASTA domain-containing protein, producing the protein MAELKAGDLLENRYRIEAPIAKGGMSTVYRCLDVRLGRLVAAKVMHEHYVEDPVFRQRFQREARSMAQLSHPCLVGVYDFSADGDEVFLVMELITGGTLRELLAERGPMPPHAAVAVMRQVLTGLAVAHDAGMIHRDLKPDNVLIHSDHSVKLADFGLVRAASAAQATSAQIVGTVSYLSPEQVSGEELTPASDVYSAGIVLFELLTGTTPFEGSSQIAHAYARLDQDVPAPSSRIAGVPPLIDELVGTATTRYPEERFANAEEFLHALEDVAAELALPAFKVPVPQNAAAHRASESMVAPIGPTDLLTTNIPREQDATEVFGTEVIDAPAGAEDATEIVPGTPAHNPHETQALFPDFQEESQDDPGEPWPESEQAYRSTAPETSVMPPVAGPTPAYSPAAYPPAHTPAPSPEYQQPAAQGNGGQDYIKPTSNRSGWKFAIWMILVALLTGAIAIGAWWFGSGRYGEIPQVLGLDQVEATAMVQDAGFSTIVEQEYSNEPADQVIGTRPEVGSKAVKGNNITLLVSQGQPTVPNVPPSRTIDDVTAALQQVTLSVASQQQEYDNDVPVGQVIATDPKAGTVVPANSQVRLKISKGPAPVKIPSVRGESAEQARKKLESAGLKVTESQEFSADEEAGDAFATEPPAGTAVPRDSSVTLKISTAIKIPDVEGMSQQEAERVLAEAGVIVSEVSRSDSYSGDRPDEVARVWPSPGTLVDPATAQVRMELVGEVKIPNVLNKKLGDAIQILEDAGFEVDASSGNNAARVYSQSPRGGSAPPGSTITLKVIGG; encoded by the coding sequence ATGGCAGAGCTTAAAGCAGGTGATCTTTTAGAGAACCGATACCGGATCGAAGCCCCCATCGCCAAGGGTGGCATGTCCACGGTGTACCGCTGCCTTGATGTGCGCCTCGGGCGCCTCGTAGCTGCCAAGGTCATGCACGAGCACTACGTAGAAGACCCGGTTTTCCGCCAACGCTTCCAGCGCGAAGCGCGCTCAATGGCCCAGCTTAGCCACCCCTGCTTGGTTGGGGTATATGACTTTTCGGCCGATGGCGATGAGGTGTTTTTGGTGATGGAGCTCATCACCGGCGGCACGCTGCGCGAATTGCTCGCAGAACGCGGCCCCATGCCACCCCATGCCGCCGTTGCGGTGATGCGCCAAGTGCTCACCGGGCTTGCCGTTGCCCACGATGCCGGGATGATCCACCGCGATCTCAAACCCGATAATGTCTTGATCCACAGCGATCACAGCGTCAAACTTGCAGATTTCGGCCTTGTGCGCGCCGCTTCCGCAGCCCAAGCCACCAGTGCTCAAATTGTGGGCACCGTAAGCTACCTCTCCCCCGAGCAAGTATCCGGTGAAGAGCTCACTCCCGCCAGCGATGTCTATTCAGCCGGCATCGTGCTGTTTGAGCTTTTGACTGGCACCACGCCTTTTGAGGGCAGCTCTCAAATCGCGCACGCCTATGCCCGTTTGGATCAAGACGTTCCTGCGCCAAGTAGCCGCATTGCGGGGGTTCCTCCGCTTATCGACGAGCTCGTCGGCACCGCAACGACCCGGTATCCAGAGGAGCGTTTTGCCAACGCAGAGGAATTTTTACACGCCTTAGAAGATGTAGCTGCAGAACTGGCCTTGCCAGCCTTTAAAGTCCCGGTGCCACAAAATGCGGCAGCGCATCGCGCCTCGGAATCAATGGTGGCCCCCATCGGCCCTACTGATTTACTCACCACCAATATCCCGCGTGAACAAGACGCCACCGAAGTATTTGGCACCGAGGTGATTGATGCCCCCGCAGGCGCTGAGGATGCCACTGAGATTGTCCCTGGCACCCCTGCTCACAATCCGCACGAAACCCAAGCGCTGTTTCCTGACTTTCAAGAAGAAAGCCAAGACGATCCTGGCGAGCCCTGGCCCGAATCTGAGCAGGCCTATCGCAGCACGGCACCGGAAACTTCCGTTATGCCGCCGGTGGCAGGCCCTACCCCTGCGTACTCTCCCGCCGCCTATCCGCCGGCACACACTCCTGCGCCAAGCCCCGAGTACCAGCAGCCGGCGGCCCAAGGCAATGGCGGGCAGGATTACATCAAGCCCACCAGCAACCGCTCTGGTTGGAAGTTTGCCATTTGGATGATCCTGGTAGCGCTGCTTACTGGCGCTATTGCGATTGGTGCGTGGTGGTTTGGTTCAGGCCGCTATGGAGAAATACCTCAGGTTCTAGGCTTAGACCAGGTAGAAGCCACCGCAATGGTGCAAGATGCGGGGTTTAGCACCATAGTTGAACAGGAATACTCCAATGAACCCGCAGATCAAGTGATAGGGACCCGGCCAGAGGTCGGGTCCAAGGCCGTTAAAGGCAACAACATCACACTGTTGGTTTCTCAAGGCCAGCCCACCGTGCCGAATGTGCCACCGAGTCGCACCATTGACGACGTCACCGCGGCACTGCAGCAAGTGACGCTATCGGTGGCCTCGCAGCAACAGGAATACGACAATGACGTTCCGGTAGGCCAAGTCATCGCCACCGACCCCAAAGCAGGCACCGTGGTGCCGGCAAACAGCCAAGTTCGCTTAAAAATCTCTAAAGGGCCTGCCCCGGTAAAGATCCCGAGTGTGCGTGGGGAAAGCGCTGAACAAGCCCGCAAGAAGCTTGAGAGCGCCGGCTTGAAGGTCACTGAATCTCAAGAGTTCAGCGCCGATGAAGAAGCAGGCGATGCCTTTGCCACCGAACCGCCCGCAGGCACCGCAGTGCCGCGCGATTCCAGCGTGACGCTGAAGATCTCTACCGCCATCAAAATCCCGGATGTAGAGGGCATGTCTCAGCAAGAAGCAGAGCGCGTGCTCGCCGAAGCCGGCGTGATCGTAAGCGAAGTCAGCCGCTCTGATAGCTACAGCGGTGATCGCCCAGATGAGGTCGCACGAGTTTGGCCCTCGCCTGGCACGCTGGTAGATCCCGCCACCGCCCAGGTGCGCATGGAACTTGTAGGCGAAGTCAAGATCCCTAATGTGCTGAATAAGAAGCTCGGCGATGCCATCCAAATCCTTGAAGATGCAGGCTTTGAAGTCGATGCAAGCTCAGGCAACAATGCCGCGCGAGTATATTCTCAAAGCCCCCGAGGCGGCAGCGCCCCACCCGGCAGCACCATCACCTTAAAAGTCATTGGTGGCTAA